From Crassaminicella indica, one genomic window encodes:
- the sigE gene encoding RNA polymerase sporulation sigma factor SigE, whose product MIKKAKLYFRIFLFKISRKFRSAKEDSIFYIGGSEALPPPLSSEEELFLVDRLGEDDGAIRTILIERNLRLVVYIARKFENTGIGVEDLISIGTIGLIKAVNTFDPEKKIKLATYASRCIENEILMYLRRNSKAKAEISFDEPLNIDWDGNELLLSDILGTDNDLIYKFLEEEVDRQLLEIALKKLSNREKKIMELRFGLNNGVEKTQKEVADLLGISQSYISRLEKRIISRLRKEIKRLT is encoded by the coding sequence ATGATCAAGAAGGCAAAATTATACTTTAGGATATTTTTATTTAAAATATCAAGAAAATTCAGAAGTGCAAAAGAAGATAGTATATTTTATATTGGAGGCAGTGAAGCGTTACCTCCTCCTTTAAGTTCAGAAGAAGAGTTATTTCTTGTGGACAGACTGGGAGAAGATGACGGAGCAATAAGAACAATTTTAATTGAAAGAAATTTAAGGTTAGTAGTTTACATAGCAAGAAAGTTTGAAAATACAGGAATTGGGGTGGAGGATCTTATATCAATAGGAACTATAGGACTTATTAAGGCTGTGAATACATTTGATCCAGAAAAGAAAATAAAATTAGCTACTTATGCATCAAGATGTATTGAAAATGAAATATTAATGTATTTAAGGAGAAATAGCAAGGCAAAAGCGGAGATTTCTTTTGATGAACCCCTCAATATTGATTGGGACGGTAATGAACTTTTGCTTTCAGATATATTAGGAACAGATAATGATTTGATCTATAAGTTTTTAGAGGAGGAAGTAGACCGACAATTATTAGAAATAGCATTGAAAAAGTTATCTAATAGAGAGAAAAAAATAATGGAGTTAAGATTTGGATTAAATAATGGGGTAGAAAAAACACAAAAAGAAGTGGCAGATTTATTAGGGATTTCCCAATCTTATATTTCAAGACTTGAAAAGAGGATTATTTCAAGATTGAGAAAAGAAATAAAAAGATTAACATAA
- the sigG gene encoding RNA polymerase sporulation sigma factor SigG — protein sequence MHINKVEICGVNTSKLPVLTNEEMRKLFGKIHQGDLSAREEFIRGNLRLVLSVIQRFNNRGEHVDDLFQVGCIGLIKAIDNFDLSHNVKFSTYAVPMIIGEIRRYLRDNNSIRVSRSLRDTAYKALQVRDQLINKNSKEPNISEIAKALNIPREEVVFALDAIQDPISLFEPIYHDSGDAIFVMDQVSDEKSEDETWLEGIALREALRKLSDREKHILTLRFFEGRTQMEVAEEIGISQAQVSRLEKTALKHMRKYI from the coding sequence ATGCACATCAATAAAGTAGAAATATGTGGTGTAAACACATCAAAATTACCAGTACTTACTAATGAAGAGATGAGAAAGTTATTTGGAAAAATTCATCAAGGAGATTTATCAGCAAGAGAGGAATTTATTCGAGGAAATTTAAGATTAGTGTTGAGTGTTATACAAAGATTTAATAATAGAGGAGAGCATGTAGATGATTTATTTCAAGTTGGATGCATTGGATTAATAAAAGCAATAGATAATTTTGATCTGAGTCATAATGTGAAATTTTCTACATATGCTGTACCGATGATTATAGGAGAAATCAGAAGATATTTAAGAGATAACAATTCAATACGAGTGAGTAGATCCCTAAGAGATACAGCTTATAAAGCATTACAAGTAAGAGATCAGCTTATTAATAAGAATTCTAAGGAGCCAAATATTTCAGAAATTGCAAAAGCATTAAATATTCCTAGAGAGGAAGTTGTATTTGCATTAGATGCTATTCAAGATCCTATATCATTATTTGAACCTATTTATCATGATAGTGGAGATGCTATTTTTGTAATGGATCAAGTGAGTGATGAAAAAAGTGAAGATGAAACTTGGCTAGAAGGAATTGCACTGCGGGAGGCACTAAGAAAGTTAAGTGATAGAGAAAAACATATTTTAACTTTGAGATTTTTTGAAGGAAGAACACAAATGGAAGTTGCAGAAGAAATTGGCATTTCTCAAGCACAAGTTTCAAGATTAGAAAAAACAGCTTTAAAACATATGAGAAAGTATATATAA
- a CDS encoding YlmC/YmxH family sporulation protein, with protein MISTSDLREKEIINIIDGRRLGFVSDIEVNLEKGRIEALIVPGPGRFLSFFGKNNDYIITWNEIKKIGIDIILVELKSEIITQEKEEEKN; from the coding sequence ATGATTAGTACTTCTGATTTAAGAGAAAAGGAAATTATAAATATAATAGATGGCAGAAGATTAGGCTTTGTATCAGATATTGAAGTGAATTTAGAAAAGGGAAGAATAGAGGCTTTGATTGTTCCGGGACCTGGGAGGTTTTTAAGTTTTTTTGGGAAAAACAATGACTATATTATTACATGGAATGAAATAAAAAAAATAGGGATAGATATAATACTTGTAGAATTAAAGAGCGAAATTATTACACAAGAAAAAGAAGAGGAAAAAAATTAG
- the nrdR gene encoding transcriptional regulator NrdR produces MNCPFCEYFDTKVVDSRPTEEGQAIRRRRECSKCKKRFTTYEKIEEIPLIVIKKDGNREAFNRNKILNGIIRSCEKRPVSMKDIESIVDDIEKNLHNTMEKEIRSAYIGELVMNRLKDLDEVAYVRFASVYRQFKDLNTFMEELRKMINEK; encoded by the coding sequence ATGAATTGTCCATTTTGTGAGTATTTTGATACAAAAGTTGTAGATTCAAGACCTACTGAAGAGGGTCAAGCTATTAGAAGAAGAAGAGAATGTAGCAAGTGCAAAAAAAGATTTACTACATATGAAAAAATAGAAGAAATTCCTTTAATTGTAATCAAGAAAGATGGCAATAGAGAAGCATTTAATAGAAATAAAATACTCAATGGGATTATTAGATCTTGTGAAAAAAGGCCTGTATCTATGAAGGATATTGAAAGCATAGTAGATGACATAGAAAAGAATCTTCATAATACTATGGAGAAGGAGATAAGAAGTGCTTATATAGGCGAATTAGTGATGAATCGGTTAAAGGATTTAGACGAGGTTGCATATGTGCGATTTGCATCTGTATATAGACAATTCAAAGATCTTAATACGTTTATGGAGGAGCTAAGAAAAATGATTAATGAAAAATAA
- the pgeF gene encoding peptidoglycan editing factor PgeF: protein MNNFIEHKTKKGMLYYSIPSFDETKLVKNCFTSRIGGVSKGQYETLNLGLKTDDLRENIIENFRLLCEGLEISINHLVFSDQIHGDNIKIVRKEDRGKGIIKDSDIIGVDALITNEKKIALVTVYADCVPIFLLDPVNKVIALAHAGWRGTVLKIGQKVIKKMVEEFKTNPQDCLAAIGPSIGKCCYEVDEGVIDEFNKNFTNLDKFVFFKGNSKYMLDLWQANKITLEEIGVLERNITISNMCTMCNQEVLFSYRGDKGVTGRMAAIMELI, encoded by the coding sequence GTGAATAATTTTATAGAGCATAAAACTAAAAAAGGAATGTTATATTATTCAATTCCTAGCTTTGATGAGACAAAATTGGTAAAAAATTGTTTTACTAGCAGAATAGGTGGTGTAAGTAAGGGTCAATATGAAACGTTGAATCTTGGATTAAAAACTGATGATCTAAGAGAAAATATTATAGAAAATTTTAGATTGCTGTGCGAAGGATTGGAAATATCTATAAACCATTTAGTTTTTTCTGATCAGATTCATGGGGATAATATAAAAATTGTAAGAAAAGAGGACCGTGGGAAAGGGATTATAAAAGATAGTGATATTATTGGAGTAGATGCACTAATTACAAATGAAAAAAAAATAGCTTTAGTTACAGTATATGCTGATTGTGTGCCTATATTTTTGCTAGATCCGGTCAATAAAGTAATAGCACTAGCTCATGCAGGTTGGAGGGGAACTGTTCTAAAAATCGGACAAAAGGTAATAAAAAAAATGGTGGAAGAATTTAAAACAAATCCTCAAGATTGTCTTGCTGCAATCGGTCCATCTATAGGTAAATGTTGTTATGAAGTAGATGAAGGTGTAATCGATGAATTTAACAAAAACTTTACAAACCTAGATAAATTCGTATTTTTCAAAGGAAATAGCAAGTATATGCTTGATTTATGGCAAGCGAACAAAATTACATTGGAGGAAATCGGAGTTTTAGAAAGAAATATAACAATAAGCAATATGTGTACCATGTGCAATCAAGAAGTTTTATTTTCTTATCGAGGAGATAAAGGGGTAACTGGTAGAATGGCTGCAATAATGGAATTAATATAG
- a CDS encoding response regulator transcription factor, with translation MKKKKVLVVDDEQHIIELIQFNLESNGYDVITSENGEDAIVIAQEEMPDVIILDLMLPGIDGFEACKKIRNNEKTRKIPIIMLTAKGEETDKVLGLELGADDYLTKPFSVRELIARIKAILRRFEEIPKEVVKNIKVNDIVIDVEKHEVTKNGEHIELTLKEFELLKILAKNRGKVLSRNFLLDEIWGYDYFGETRTVDVHIRHLRKKIEDNDKYPIYIETIRGIGYKMK, from the coding sequence ATGAAAAAAAAGAAAGTTTTAGTCGTAGATGATGAACAGCATATTATAGAATTGATTCAATTTAATTTAGAGAGTAATGGATATGATGTAATAACTAGTGAAAATGGTGAAGATGCTATAGTTATTGCACAAGAAGAGATGCCAGATGTGATTATATTAGATTTAATGTTGCCAGGGATAGATGGTTTTGAAGCATGTAAAAAAATTAGGAATAATGAAAAAACAAGGAAAATACCTATTATCATGTTAACTGCTAAAGGTGAAGAGACAGATAAAGTATTAGGATTAGAATTAGGTGCAGATGATTATTTAACAAAACCTTTTAGTGTACGTGAGCTTATTGCAAGGATTAAAGCTATCTTAAGAAGGTTTGAAGAAATTCCTAAAGAAGTTGTAAAAAATATTAAAGTCAATGATATTGTCATAGATGTAGAAAAGCATGAAGTAACAAAAAATGGAGAACATATAGAATTGACGCTTAAAGAATTTGAATTACTTAAAATACTGGCAAAGAATAGAGGAAAAGTTTTATCAAGAAATTTTTTGTTAGATGAAATTTGGGGATACGATTATTTTGGTGAAACAAGGACAGTAGATGTTCATATAAGACATTTAAGAAAGAAAATTGAGGATAATGATAAATATCCTATATATATTGAAACAATAAGAGGTATAGGGTATAAGATGAAATAG
- the pnpS gene encoding two-component system histidine kinase PnpS, which produces MQKKIFITYTILILIGIILTGLLPLNFVRTSYVKNIENKLTTNANLINQFVKEKAEEISFEHIDFSQYANEYAEQIDARVTFINKMGKVIGDSEIGQKRLSEIESHLYRPEVKKALKGEVGKSKRWSTTTEMDYIYIAVPIKIGDEIYGVTRLAFPLTEMKKLNYKLFENTLVAAFCGLLVTTVLGYRFVNSVTRPIKEITRTAKRIANGSFGDKVYIKSNDEIGILADTFNIMSEKLNETISEIQDKNTKLQSILASMNEALFAVDKSYKIILINPVAMELFHVEDENVYGKHILEVVRNNKLHDVLMDIIYNKNVGEREITIDYPEVKILKIYTNFIRLDMDPNRIIGVMALIQDVTEMRKLENMRTEFVANVSHELKTPLTSISGFIETLKNGAMDNEKVRNRFLDIIDIETERLTRLIDDLLTLSAIENHKLAKKRDEIIIKEIIREMNMMVQALAKQKSITYSTELEANLPPIYGNRDLFKQMILNLVENAIKYTPKNGQVKVLSYKRYDHIFIVVKDTGIGIPKEHIPRLFERFYRVDKARSRKVGGTGLGLAIVKHIVFSFDGDIKVNSKLGKGSEFIVKIPIIE; this is translated from the coding sequence ATGCAAAAGAAAATTTTTATAACATATACTATACTTATTTTGATAGGAATTATATTAACGGGGCTACTGCCCCTTAATTTTGTAAGAACAAGTTATGTTAAAAATATAGAGAATAAATTAACAACTAATGCAAATCTTATTAATCAATTTGTAAAAGAAAAGGCAGAAGAAATTTCTTTTGAACATATAGATTTTTCTCAATATGCTAATGAATATGCAGAGCAGATTGATGCAAGAGTAACGTTTATTAATAAGATGGGAAAGGTTATTGGAGATTCAGAAATTGGTCAGAAAAGGTTATCAGAAATAGAAAGTCATTTATATAGACCAGAAGTGAAAAAAGCATTAAAAGGTGAAGTTGGAAAAAGTAAACGATGGAGTACGACAACAGAGATGGATTATATCTATATTGCAGTTCCTATCAAAATAGGGGATGAAATTTATGGGGTTACAAGATTGGCTTTTCCATTAACTGAGATGAAGAAGCTAAATTATAAGCTTTTTGAGAATACGCTGGTTGCTGCTTTTTGCGGGTTGTTGGTAACGACTGTGTTAGGTTATAGATTCGTAAATAGCGTGACACGACCAATTAAGGAAATTACAAGGACAGCTAAAAGAATTGCAAACGGTAGTTTTGGAGACAAAGTATATATTAAAAGCAATGATGAAATCGGAATATTGGCAGATACCTTTAATATTATGTCAGAAAAGTTAAATGAGACTATTTCTGAAATTCAGGATAAAAATACAAAGCTTCAATCAATATTAGCTAGCATGAACGAGGCTCTTTTTGCTGTTGATAAATCTTATAAAATTATTTTAATTAATCCAGTAGCTATGGAATTGTTTCATGTTGAAGATGAAAATGTATATGGAAAACATATTTTAGAAGTTGTCAGAAATAATAAGCTACATGATGTATTGATGGATATTATTTATAATAAAAATGTAGGAGAAAGGGAAATTACTATTGATTATCCTGAAGTTAAAATACTAAAGATATATACAAACTTTATAAGATTAGATATGGATCCTAATAGAATTATTGGTGTTATGGCACTTATTCAAGATGTAACAGAAATGAGGAAATTAGAAAATATGCGTACGGAGTTTGTGGCAAATGTATCTCATGAGTTAAAGACTCCTTTAACTTCAATTAGTGGTTTTATTGAAACATTAAAAAATGGTGCTATGGATAATGAAAAAGTAAGAAATAGGTTTTTAGATATTATAGATATTGAAACAGAACGATTAACAAGATTGATTGATGATTTACTTACTCTTTCAGCTATTGAGAATCATAAACTTGCTAAAAAGAGAGATGAAATTATTATAAAAGAAATTATCCGTGAAATGAATATGATGGTACAAGCATTGGCAAAGCAAAAGAGCATTACCTATAGTACAGAGTTAGAGGCTAATTTACCACCTATTTATGGCAATCGGGATTTATTTAAGCAGATGATTTTGAACCTTGTGGAAAATGCAATTAAATATACGCCAAAGAATGGACAAGTGAAGGTATTATCTTATAAAAGATATGATCACATTTTTATAGTAGTAAAGGATACAGGAATAGGGATACCGAAAGAGCATATACCAAGGCTATTTGAACGGTTTTATAGGGTGGATAAGGCTAGATCAAGAAAAGTAGGAGGTACAGGCTTAGGATTAGCTATTGTGAAGCATATTGTATTCTCCTTTGATGGAGATATTAAGGTAAATAGTAAATTAGGAAAAGGCTCTGAGTTTATTGTAAAAATTCCTATAATCGAGTAG